Below is a window of Fibrobacter sp. UWB11 DNA.
CTCGACAATATCGAAAAAGTCCACACGACCGAAATGGGCGTGGACCGCATCAAGCGTAATCTAAAGCTTGGTGATGTCGATGTTGTGGAATTTTGCAAAGGCAAAATTCTGGACAGCCGTTGCGATATCTACAAGCAGGGCAAAAACTGGTACTGCGAAATTGACGGTATCAAGATAACCGTAAACTCGTTCAGCTATACGATTATTACAGCCCATAAGGTGTAAAATGAAAAGATTCGCGTTGCTTGGAGTGATTGCTTTTGCAGCTGTTGGGATCGTTGCTTGTGGTGACGATGGAAATGGTGCTGCACCTGTGGGTGGCGAAAATAGTTCGTCATCTGTCGCGGAATCTTCGGCGGCAATGTCCTCATCGGTGGTTGCGAATTCGAGCAGTTCGGTAACGCTATATTCGTCCGCAGAAATCTCGTCGAGTACATCTGTCGATACGCTCAGAATCACATACGCTCTCAAACCTTTTGATGGGCCTCTTGCCAACCCACATAAGGGCTTCACAGTCCCGACGGAAGGTACATGGGTTTTTGTCCCTGAATTTGAATATGGCCCTTACGGTTCCTTGAACAATAGGGCTTGGGACTTGGTTACTTACGGATCCGGTTACCAAAAGTGGAATAAATTAAATCCAGCCAAAGGTGTTTACGATTGGACGGAACTAGACAAGTTGTTGGATGCGCTCGCGGAACATAATATGGGCTACGCCTTGCGTGTGCTTCCGTATTCGCCGTCCTTTGTCAAGGGCAATGACACGCCTGAAGAAGATTACGACTGGACTCCGAAATTTGTTTATGAATCGGGTGCGAAGAAAATTACCGCCACTGTGCAGTGGAACGGCTACCGCGCCACAGTTCCCGTTTGGGACGATCCGGTTTATTTGCAGGCAGCAAAAGATTTTGGAACTGCCTTGGCGAAAAAGTACGATGGCGATCCGCGAATCGAATACATCGACATCCGCTCCTTTGGCGAGTGGGGCGAATGGCACGCCTCGCACCTGAACGGCAGCGAAATGCCTTCGGAAGCGGTTCAAATAGAAATGCTGGACCATTATGCTTCCGTTTTCAAAAAGACCTTGCTGGTCTTGCCATCAAGTGGGATGGGGAATGTCTATACGCATGCGCTTTGCCTCGGCATCACCAAGCGCGATGATGGATTCATCAGCATTCTCGGTAGGCCCGATTCGTTGGTGCGTGCTTATGAGGCCAACTTGCCGACCATCGCCGAGAATCAAGCCGGTTACGCCACCATGCTCAACAACAATGACATCATTCCTGGTGGGTATCTCAAGTGGACGCCGCAGCGTTGGGTGGATGCCATCACGACGGCTCATTTGACCTATTATGTGCTAGATCAGGATAGCGACGAAGGCTACAAATTCTACAAGGAAAACAAGGCCCTCGCCGATTCCATGAGCAAAGTAATCGGGTATAATTTTAGGGTCGTGAGCGCAGAACTTGTGAATGTTACGGGGGCTGCAGGGATCGCCGCTGTAAATGCCGCGAATGCTTCTGTTGCAAGTACTGCCGCGACGAGCACGCTGAACATAACTGTAAAAAATACAGGCGTGGCTCCATGCTTCTTTGATGTGTACCTAGTTGCGGAATTTGTCGATAGTACAGGAACTGCATTGGCACAGCTCGGAAAAACGTTGCGCATTCCTAAGGGAACCTTTAAGGATGGAATGTCGCAGAAATTTTCGTTCTCCGGCAACCTCCCTGCTGATGGTACGGCGTCATCGGATGCGTCTGCGCAAACCACCATTCGCATCGCGCTTTCCCTCTACGAAAGTGAAGATGCCTTTAAGAACGGCAAGAATCCCACCGTTCGTTTCGACAACGACGGCCTTTTGCAGAATGCCAAATTGCTGCTGAAAGAGTGATGTTCAAGGTCACAATTTGTGACCTTAAAGTTTTAGGAAAGAACAACATTCATCATCTTAGATTTGCTAAAATCATGGGAATTAGCGTCTTGGGGGCATCCATCTTGCTAAAGGCAAAGCATTGTTTACCCAAGTCCTTCAGTGAAGCACCGATGAGATAAAGATCCTTGTTGTCGATAATCAAAAAGCGGTCGTGCATCTTTTGGGTATAGTCCATAGATGCTGTCGGATACTGCTTATTGAACTGTTCAACATCAGCCTGCCGTAATTCCGCTTTCGGGTGCGTATAAATCTTGACCGAGACATTCTTTTGCTTTACAGACAATCTCTCCAAAACAGATAAATCTACATATCCGTCAATAAGGACGATTTCTTTTTTTTGCCGTCTTGATGATGTTCTGGAAGAATGCGTAAGCATCGAAAATTTGTCCCTTGAAGAAAACGCCTTCCTTCGCCTTTTGAGGTGACGAATCCAACACATGGAATATCTTCGAAAAGTTTTCGTCAATCTTCCTGAATTTAGTTTCATGCTCCAAAAATTTCGCATCGACCTTATTTTCTACCGCATCCAGGCGACTTGCAATTGCGATGTTCCTATGCAAATAATGGCGCATCTGGACAAAGGCATTCATAATTTCAATGCTGACCTTAATCGCCTTTTCGCTACGAAGAACCGCCGAAAGCATGGCAACGCCCTGTTCCGTAAAGGCATAAGGGGCATAACGTAATCCTTTTTGGTCTGATTTGGAGGTCGCAAATTGCGACCTCCAATGCGCGAACTCCTCGTTATCCAATTGGAACATAAACATTTCAGGAAATCTTTCGCTATTTCGATTTACCTGTTCTTTCAAGCGCTTCGTTTCCACGCCATACAACTCCGCAATGTCTCGGTCAATCATTACTTGAACATCGCGAATAACCACAATTTTGCTCGCAATTTGCGAATTGGCCAATTTGGAGGTCGCAAATTGTGACCTCCAAACGGTTTCAGATTGGACAATATTCTTTTTCATTTTTTATCCTCTCGGATAGCGCAATTTCGTTCCACACTTAGGGCAACGCAGAACAAGTTCCTTAAGCCTTTTGATTTCGGCATCCTTTTCTTCCAGCACCTTGGCAAAATCTCCGATAGCGTTTTGCCCGCCCAAATTCGGCCCGCCATTAAATTTTCCGAAAACATCTTCAAACATGATTACTCCTTATAAATTTTGGTTAAACATCGCCATTGGGCGACATTTTGACAGGCCGTTGCGATTACGCTAAAAAACAGCGCACAACATGCCCTTGCTTATTTGTTATGTATTGAAAATTTCCACGCCCTGCGCGGAATGGGATGATCTTGCAATCCTGTTGGCGGGGGCTTTCCCCGGCGTTACCTGGCACCCGCCTTGGCGAGCGCTCTCGAGTAGGTCATGTTCCTACCAGCTATCCAACAGGACCATCAAGAAAGTTGATGGGCCCCGCCGCGAATGCACGTACGGACCCAAAGGTCTATGTCGACTGTCACGAGGATTATCGAATATCAGCTACAATATATACAAATAGATTGTCGAAGTCAAGGGCTTCTAATTTACTGAATCTCTAATGGTCTGCGGCTTTACCCTGAGCCAAATAGACCTAGTTGAACAAAGAACCTGTATTTGAAATCTTCGGCGAAGTTCTTTTCGAAACGGATTCCCGTGTCCAGAAAATATCCCGTTGTTCCTCTAGAGGGTTTCATTGAAAATCGTAAACTTAAATCGTTCGTGTAGGTGAAGCTTCGCATATGGAAACCTTCTTGAATCACATGCGTTGTAAAATGGTTTTGGTCGTTAATACCAAGCCATGAACCCGGTACAAGGGGGATGTAAACCATTCCGCACCAGATAAAGAGTGGTGCCAAAACCAAAATGCCAGGGCCTTC
It encodes the following:
- a CDS encoding DUF3781 domain-containing protein; amino-acid sequence: MDDKKILLDNIEKVHTTEMGVDRIKRNLKLGDVDVVEFCKGKILDSRCDIYKQGKNWYCEIDGIKITVNSFSYTIITAHKV
- a CDS encoding ORF6N domain-containing protein yields the protein MKKNIVQSETVWRSQFATSKLANSQIASKIVVIRDVQVMIDRDIAELYGVETKRLKEQVNRNSERFPEMFMFQLDNEEFAHWRSQFATSKSDQKGLRYAPYAFTEQGVAMLSAVLRSEKAIKVSIEIMNAFVQMRHYLHRNIAIASRLDAVENKVDAKFLEHETKFRKIDENFSKIFHVLDSSPQKAKEGVFFKGQIFDAYAFFQNIIKTAKKRNRPY
- a CDS encoding beta-galactosidase — protein: MKRFALLGVIAFAAVGIVACGDDGNGAAPVGGENSSSSVAESSAAMSSSVVANSSSSVTLYSSAEISSSTSVDTLRITYALKPFDGPLANPHKGFTVPTEGTWVFVPEFEYGPYGSLNNRAWDLVTYGSGYQKWNKLNPAKGVYDWTELDKLLDALAEHNMGYALRVLPYSPSFVKGNDTPEEDYDWTPKFVYESGAKKITATVQWNGYRATVPVWDDPVYLQAAKDFGTALAKKYDGDPRIEYIDIRSFGEWGEWHASHLNGSEMPSEAVQIEMLDHYASVFKKTLLVLPSSGMGNVYTHALCLGITKRDDGFISILGRPDSLVRAYEANLPTIAENQAGYATMLNNNDIIPGGYLKWTPQRWVDAITTAHLTYYVLDQDSDEGYKFYKENKALADSMSKVIGYNFRVVSAELVNVTGAAGIAAVNAANASVASTAATSTLNITVKNTGVAPCFFDVYLVAEFVDSTGTALAQLGKTLRIPKGTFKDGMSQKFSFSGNLPADGTASSDASAQTTIRIALSLYESEDAFKNGKNPTVRFDNDGLLQNAKLLLKE